The following nucleotide sequence is from Cellvibrio sp. PSBB006.
GGTGGTACCGGAGGCCATCAGGACGACATCAGCCGCCGCCATAACCGTTTGCGATTGACCGTTCACCAGATGGATGGGGTAATCAATATAACTACTAAGCTGCAAATGCAATTGCCGGTAGCGGTCTGCATTGGCAGCAGGAATGATAAATTGCAATGCGGGATTACGTCGCAAGCAATGTACCGCCGTCTCCATAAACAGCTGCCCGAGTCGTTCAACCTCATTGCTGCGACTGCCAGGTAACAGCGCCACAACTTTGGCATCCTGCGCAATGTGCAAAGTATTGCGTGCAGCTTGTTGATCAACATCCAACGGAATTTCATCAGCCAGGTGGTGACCGACAAATGCAACCGGAACCTGATGCTGTTGATAAAACTCTGCTTCAAACGGCAATAGCGTCAGCATTAAATCAACGGAGCGCGCTATTTTGTGAACACGTTTTTGTCGCCAGGCCCAAACCGAAGGACTGACATAGTGAGCGGTAAGAATACCTTTTTCTTTTAAATCGCCTTCAAGGGTCAGATTAAAATCCGGTGCATCAATACCGATAAAGACAGCGGGAGGGTTGGCAATAAAATGATCGCGTAAAAATGCGCGAATCTTTAGCAGTTCCGGTAAGCGTTTCAACGGTTCCACTAATCCCATAACCGCCAGGCGATCCTGCGGGAAAAATGAATGGAAGCCGAGCGCCAACATGCGTGGCCCACCGATACCGGAAAATTCTGCGTTAGGAAAATGTTTGCGCAATGCCGTCATGAGCCCTGCGCCGAGTATATCTCCCGATGCTTCTCCTACTACGATGCCGATACGCAAACGATCCGACATCTCGCCTCCTAGCGCACTATACCGCGAGACGATGATTTTAATGAATCGATGAGAATATTCAGAGCACTGCTGGTTTGTGCCATCTGCTCAAGTTCTGCAATGGCTTCATCGAGTGTCAAACCACGACGATAAATCAATTTGTACGCTTTGGTGATGTTGGTAATGTCTTCGGAGGTAAATCCCCGGCGACGTAAACCTTCAGCATTTACGCTTTTTGCTTCCGCGGGGCTACCGTTGACCATCACATACGCCGGCACATCTTTACCGATTGCTGTACCCATACCGCTAAAGCTGTGAGCGCCGATC
It contains:
- the lpxB gene encoding lipid-A-disaccharide synthase codes for the protein MSDRLRIGIVVGEASGDILGAGLMTALRKHFPNAEFSGIGGPRMLALGFHSFFPQDRLAVMGLVEPLKRLPELLKIRAFLRDHFIANPPAVFIGIDAPDFNLTLEGDLKEKGILTAHYVSPSVWAWRQKRVHKIARSVDLMLTLLPFEAEFYQQHQVPVAFVGHHLADEIPLDVDQQAARNTLHIAQDAKVVALLPGSRSNEVERLGQLFMETAVHCLRRNPALQFIIPAANADRYRQLHLQLSSYIDYPIHLVNGQSQTVMAAADVVLMASGTTALEAMLLKRPMVIAYKLSWLSWAILSRMVKTPYVGLPNLLAGKKLVPELLQDDATPENMSAAVMHYFEHPQETQALRDTFYDMHQSIKRHASDRAADAIAELIQTKELQHDAT